Proteins found in one Aethina tumida isolate Nest 87 chromosome 1, icAetTumi1.1, whole genome shotgun sequence genomic segment:
- the LOC109608405 gene encoding H(+)/Cl(-) exchange transporter 7 — MEESINSINEESEEIKATRFRNLPSVNSLSQEDLNTIIVENEDNGLLSSVRRRVQVSKEKVAIGSLNVLSAKYESLDYDTCENHLLLDEERKKGYKFIIQKSIARWFTFLLIGMITALIACFIDISIEVLSEIKYAALSKSVDKYVTEGKLYIPYFQWVASNILPVLIGSFLVAYIEPVAAGSGIPQVKCYLNGVMIPRVVRIKTLFVKSVGVVCSVVGGLAGGKEGPMIHSGAVVAAGISQGKSTTFNRDFKIFRYFREDHEKRDFVSGGAAAGVSAAFGAPVGGVLFSLEEGCSFWNQGLTWRTFFASVVSTFTLNVVLSAYHGVPGNLNYPGLLNLGEFDNFKYQIYEIPLFIVMGAFGGISGAVWNHINYKLTIFRMRYVQRKWLRVLEALIVASVTATVGFLMMFTLNDCKPLGQDPTKYPTQLYCMDGQYNVLSSMWFQTPEATVRSLFHDPPNSHNAVSLAVFVVFYFLLGAWTFGLATSNGLFIPSLLTGAAWGRLVSIGLYRAIPDATLIHPGKYALIGAAAQLGGVVRMTISLTVIIMETTGNISFALPLILTLVAAKWTGDFFNEGIYDTLIQLNGVPLLPWEPPPLVHNIYASEVMSHPVVTLKSVENVGHIVELLKLTSYNGFPVVDPPSTDLMEVTTYGRIRGLILRSQLIVILKNKIFNETCDEWDSISTSIFRNEYPRYPTIDQISITEEEKTFNIDLRPFMNPSPYTVLHSSSLPRMFRLFRALGLRHLPIVNDANEVVGMVTRKDLARYRVWKHRGRMGVEELLLSKDL, encoded by the exons ATGGAAGAATCAATTAATTCTATAAACGAGGaatcagaagaaataaaagCCACAAGATTTAGA aatttaccTTCTGTTAATTCTCTGAGTCAAGAGGatttaaacacaataattgttgaaaatgAAGACAATGGTTTATTATCATCTGTTCGAAGAAGGGTTCAAGTTAGTAAAGAAAAAGTAGCTATAGGCTCTCTGAATGTCCTGTCTGCAAAATACGag AGTTTGGATTATGACACCtgtgaaaatcatttattgctAGATGAAGAAAGGAAAAAgggttacaaatttataatacaaaaaagtatAGCAAGATGGTTTACATTCTTATTAATTGGAATGATAACAGCGTTAATTGCttgttttattgatatatcTATTGAAGTATtgtctgaaataaaatatgcagCCCTTAGTAAAA gtGTGGACAAATATGTAACTGAAGGAAAGCTGTATATACCATATTTCCAATGGGTGGcttcaaatatattaccaGTGTTAATTGGTTCATTCCTTGTAGCATATATTGAACCAGTTGCTGCAGGAAGTGGAATTCCTCAAGTTAAATGTTATCTCAATGGAGTCATGATTCCAAGAGTTGTCAGAATCAAAACCTTATTTGTAAAAAGTGTGGGAGTTGTGTGTTCAGTTGTAGGAGGTTTAGCAGGTGGAAAG GAAGGTCCTATGATCCATTCGGGTGCAGTTGTGGCCGCAGGTATTTCCCAAGGAAAGAGTACCACGTTCAATCgtgatttcaaaatattccgaTATTTTCGAGAGGACCACGAAAAGCGCGATTTTGTCTCGGGTGGAGCTGCAGCTGGTGTATCAGCAGCATTTGGAGCTCCAGTTG GCGGAGTATTGTTTAGTTTGGAGGAGGGCTGCAGTTTTTGGAATCAGGGTTTAACATGGCGAACGTTTTTCGCTTCGGTCGTGAGTACATTCACCCTCAATGTTGTACTGTCCGCGTATCACGGAGTTCCCGGTAATTTAAACTATCCTGGCCTGTTAAATTTGGGAGAGTTTGACAATTTTAAGTATCAGATATATGAAATTCCGTTGTTCATTGTTATGGGTGCGTTTGGTGGAATATCAGGGGCTGTTTGGAATCACATAAACTACAAATTAACTATATTTAGAATGAG ATACGTTCAGCGGAAATGGTTGCGAGTACTTGAGGCCCTTATTGTTGCTTCAGTAACAGCAACAGTAGGTTTTCTTATGATGTTCACACTCAATGATTGTAAACCTTTGGGTCAAGATCCAACAAAATATCCAACACAG CTATATTGTATGGATGGTCAATATAACGTTCTATCTAGCATGTGGTTTCAAACTCCGGAGGCAACAGTTAGGTCGCTATTTCATGATCCACCAAATTCCCATAATGCTGTCTCTCTAGCCGTTTTCGTTGTATTCTATTTCTTATTAGGAGCCTGGACTTTCGGATTGGCCACGTCGAACGGTCTCTTCATTCCCAGTTTACTTACGGGTGCCGCTTGGGGCAGGCTAGTTTCAATTGGGCTGTACCGAGCCATCCCTGATGcg ACGTTAATTCATCCTGGTAAATACGCTTTAATTGGAGCGGCCGCTCAACTTGGGGGAGTGGTAAGGATGACCATTAGTTTAACTGTAATTATTATGGAAACCACGGGCAATATATCATTTGCTTTACCACTCATACTCACTCTTGTAGCTGCCAAGTGGACCGGCGACTTCTTTAATGAG GGCATATATGACACTCTGATACAATTGAATGGGGTACCCTTGTTGCCATGGGAGCCTCCACCGTTAGTTCACAACATTTACGCCAGCGAAGTGATGTCTCATCCAGTTGTTACTCTGAAATCAGTGGAAAATGTTGGGCATATTGTTGAACTTTTGAAACTGACCTCTTACAACGGTTTTCCTGTGGTAGATCCTCCATCTACGGATCTT atggaAGTTACTACATATGGTCGTATAAGAGGTTTAATTCTAAGGTCACAATTGATagtgatattaaaaaacaaaatatttaatgagacATGTGACGAATGGGATAGTATTTCTACCAGTATTTTCAGAAATGAATATCCCAGGTATCCAACAATAGAC CAAATAAGTATTACAGAAGAAGAGAAAACTTTTAACATTGACTTACGACCGTTTATGAATCCATCTCCGTACACTGTCTTACAT tcatCGTCTCTACCTCGGATGTTCCGCCTGTTTCGGGCACTTGGTCTTAGGCATCTTCCAATTGTAAATGATGCTAATGAG gtGGTAGGTATGGTGACCAGAAAAGATTTAGCTAGGTACCGGGTGTGGAAACATAGAGGCCGAATGGGAGTTGAAGAATTACTCCTATCCAAAgatttataa
- the LOC109608450 gene encoding phosphatidylinositol N-acetylglucosaminyltransferase subunit Q → MDHMTKDILVFIPNNLEKKNGYIEGFYKDFENRRAYYITTPYVNKKCEKLIGYCGKINLCKAKPNTLHIFDGKISFNHSGPKNEFVKIFYDYNSFRKSNVIENTSDEYGLMFHELKYYLKNDKTNGKQSFVFKLIEYFLFINIIVKILDKIDFIISYSATLKHFQESIKTCYWCMIDIKRKQWSITVGNVLIAKIIDLIVGLVLMIYLFHEQQYVYQCIKVSSEQIIEQLKALLLYLMGSPIGLKLNYAFNKSLGTFFFYHITLWKVFLNSLHPLLMNYYQYLIIPGAFGFTFQLAMLSDIISLSTFHVYCIYVYAARMFHVQIICLTSLWRLFTGRKFNPLRNRIDSCEYEQNQLFIGTLGFTIFLFLLPTTMMYYTVFVTFRMIMMFTEIIISQLRYALSVQPFYGVLLWLFNSPCVAGSMNIEWLKVDEDNSVNLKAKLAKLPLTSILKLVPTISRKEEPSLKNLPYDICTGVIL, encoded by the exons ATGGACCACATGACAAAGGATATCCTTGTATTCAttccaaataatttagaaaagaaaAATGGTTATATTGAGGGTTTTTACAAGGATTTCGAAAATCGTAGAGCATATTATATAACAACTCCTTATGTGAATAAGAAATGTGAAAAGTTAATTGGCTACtgtggtaaaattaatttatgcaaaGCAAAACCAAATACTCTTCACATATTTGATGGAAAAATTAGTTTCAATCATAGTGGCCCAAAAAACGAGTTTGTTAAGATATTTTACGACTATAATTCCTTTAGAAAGTCGAATGTTATTGAAAATACTTCAGATGAGTATGGATTAATGTttcatgaattaaaatattatttaaagaatgatAAAACCAATGGCAAACAATCATTTGTGTTTAAactaatagaatattttttatttataaatattattgtgaaa attttagacaaaattgatttcataatttcatattcaGCAACACTTAAACATTTCCAAGAAAGTATTAAGACTTGTTACTGGTGCATGATTGATATTAAAAGGAAACAATGGTCTATAACAGTGGGAAATGTTCTGATTGCAAAAATCATAGATCTCATAGTTGGATtggttttaatgatttatttattccatgaACAACAATATGTTTATCAGTGTATAAAAGTGTCAAGTGAG cAAATCATAGAACAACTAAAAGCACTACTGCTGTATTTGATGGGATCACCAATCGGCTTAAAATTGAACTATGCTTTTAACAAATCACTGGgcacattttttttctatcacaTAACTTTATGGAAggtatttttaaacagtttacaTCCACTTTTgatgaattattatcaatatttaatcattccTGGAGCTTTTGGATTCACATTTCAATTAGCAATGTTGTCTGACATCATCTCTTTATCAACTTTTCatgtttattgtatttatgtttatgcaGCTAG gaTGTTCCACGTTCAAATCATTTGTTTGACTTCTTTGTGGAGATTATTTACTGGACGAAAATTTAATCCGTTAAGAAACAGAATCGATTCGTGCGAATATGaacaaaatcaattgtttATAGGAACGTTAGGTTTTACTATTTTCCTATTTCTATTACCGACGACAATGATGTATTATACAGTATTTGTAAca tttagGATGATTATGATGTTcacagaaataattatttcacagTTGCGTTATGCGTTGAGTGTGCAACCTTTTTATGGAGTTCTACTGTGGTTATTTAACTCCCCATGTGTGGCAG GTTCAATGAACATTGAATGGTTAAAAGTAGATGAGGATAACTCGGTTAATTTGAAAGCGAAACTTGCAAAATTACCTTTGACAAGTATATTAAAACTAGTTCCAACTATTTCTAGAAAGGAAGAACCATCCCTGAAAAATTTGCCATATGATATTTGTACAGGCGTTATATTGTGA
- the LOC109608417 gene encoding citramalyl-CoA lyase, mitochondrial, whose translation MNLNNLPKILASCGNQMKVFRRLYTPRRALLYVPGDDIKKINKTNGLDVDCVVLDCEDGVALNKKDAARTIIRDMLDKGKPQKDRPFDWGVRVNSVDSGLCKNDLQALLTAKNLPDTVSLPKVETTEHIKWFSDQVDSLVKQDKKVNLIIFIESAIAFLNLVDICKAADTLSKQCKIMPCALVYGGDDFVANIGATKTEEGLETLYARQKLVLVAKAFNLQAIDMVYIKFKDLDGLRKQSEQGSNMGYTGKQVIHPGQVPIVQDAFLPNSSKVEWATGLLKSFEEHQKTGKGAFTYKGSMIDMPTMKQAKNIVDTIKILKK comes from the exons atgaatttaaataatctccCTAAAATATTGGCCTCATGTGGAAACCAAATGAAG GTTTTCCGAAGGTTATACACTCCTCGAAGAGCTTTACTCTATGTACCTGGGGAtgatataaagaaaattaataaaactaatggtTTAGATGTCGACTGTGTTGTTTTAGATTGTGAAGATGGTGttgctttaaataaaaaa GATGCTGCCAGAACAATTATTAGAGATATGTTGGATAAGGGAAAACCACAAAAAGACAGACCATTTGACTGGGGAGTACGGGTAAATTCTGTAGATAGTGGCTTATGTAAAAATGATCTTCAGGCATTATTGACTGCTAAGAACTTACCAGATACAGTGTCTTTGCCAAAAGTTGAAACTACTGAACATATTAAATGG TTTTCAGATCAGGTTGATAGTTTAgtaaaacaagataaaaaggtGAActtgatcatttttattgaatctgccattgcatttttaaatttggtggaTATTTGTAAAGCTGCAGATACTTTGTCAAAACAGTGTAAAATAATGCCTTGTGCCCTTGTGTATGGAGGAGATGATTTTGTAGCTAACATTGGGGCAACTAAAACTGAGGAGGGTTTGGAAACACTATATGCGCGACAAAAACTAGTTTTAGTGGCAAAGGCATTTAATTTACAAGCTATAGATatggtttatattaaattcaaag ATTTAGATGGCCTTAGAAAACAGTCTGAGCAGGGTTCAAATATGGGCTATACTGGTAAACAAGTTATTCATCCAGGACAAGTTCCTATAGTACAAGATGCATTTCTACCAAATTCTTCAAAAGTTGAATGGGCCACAGGTTTGCTGAAATCATTTGAGGAACATCAAAAAACTGGAAAG GGAGCATTTACATATAAAGGCAGTATGATTGATATGCCGACAATGAAACAagctaaaaatattgttgacaCTATAAAGATTCTTAAGAAGTAA
- the LOC109608431 gene encoding uncharacterized protein LOC109608431 — MAEKDDFWEVNKLMLTYVHLRSNLPKALEEIFDRISKKQITALRKLDFTITPEEFEKINFDDVLESLAKDENTELLDDAFQKLLLLYFLCKKKNCPISKIIDPI, encoded by the exons ATGGCCGAAAAGG ATGATTTCTGGGAAGTAAATAAGTTGATGCTCACTTATGTGCATTTGAGGAGTAATTTGCCGAAAGCACTAGAGGAAATATTTGATAGGATTTCAAAGAAACAAATAACAGCATTGAGAAAGTTGGATTTTACAATAACACCAGaggaatttgaaaaaataaactttgatGATGTTTTAGAAAGTCTTGCCAAAGATGAA aatacagAATTGTTGGACGAtgcatttcaaaaattattactacttTACTTTTTGTGCAAAAAGAAGAATTGTCCTATTTCGAAAATTATAGATCCAATATAA
- the LOC109608415 gene encoding vesicle transport protein SFT2A, with protein MDKLRRVLNGDESPDEESGIMSQLNESATLSWSTRLKGFLACFIIGILLSFLGSFALFFAKGINTFAVFYTLGNITSMASTCFLMGPFNQFKKMFAPTRIIATVVVFISLIMTIISAVALHKAILALLFIIIQFLAMTWYSLSYIPYARDAVKKTVMTCVV; from the exons ATGGATAAACTAAGAAGAGTACTTAATGGGGATGAATCTCCAGATGAAGAAAGTGGAATTATGTCACag tTGAATGAAAGTGCTACTTTAAGTTGGTCAACAAGGCTCAAAGGTTTCCTTGCATGCTTCATAATCGGTATCTTGTTATCTTTCTTAGGAAGCTTCGCCTTATTTTTCGCCAAAGGCATAAATACGTTTGCGGTGTTTTACACCTTGGGAAATATAACTTCCATGGCAAGCACATGTTTTCTGATGGGCCCCTTCAACCAGTTCAAGAAAATGTTTGCGCCAACAAGAATAATTGCAACGGTTGTTGTGTTCATATCACTCATAATGACAATAATCTCTGCAGTTGCTTTACATAAAGCCATTCTGGCTttgctatttattattatccaaTTCTTAGCAATGACTTGGTACTCGTTGTCTTACATACCATATGCCAGAGATGCCGTCAAGAAGACTGTAATGACTTGTGTAGTGTGA